A genomic window from Macrococcus sp. 19Msa1099 includes:
- a CDS encoding IS30 family transposase: MTHINGNTKTVKGKHLSRDERIIIQTLINEGYSNRQIAGKLGRAPQTINNEIKRGMYTQKSQQVQNNKIYTYYKCVYSPDLAQDRYFENRIKSGRRPLPITDNPFVEWADHLMIHQEMFPASVIMLAKKAKLFPERFIPCIKTLYNWIDRKLIKTRNINLLMKLKLKNKKPTGFTRINKKVLGQSIELRPHAVDTRTTFGHWEIDTVVGQKSAEDQVLLTMVERKSRYELILKIDGKQSCHVVNALRHLIKETGDAFPKIFKSVTSDNGPEFSDLSECLKGLSEVYFTHPYASWERGTKENQHRFIRRHIPKGIPISTVTAYTVHKIQEWMNRYPRKILKGQSAMKVFLKELIKENILIESLGFYMN; the protein is encoded by the coding sequence ATGACGCATATCAATGGTAACACGAAAACCGTTAAGGGCAAACACCTTTCTAGAGATGAACGAATCATCATACAGACGTTGATCAATGAAGGATATTCAAACAGACAAATAGCTGGAAAGCTCGGTAGAGCGCCACAGACCATCAATAATGAGATAAAGCGCGGCATGTACACACAAAAGAGCCAGCAGGTACAGAATAATAAAATCTACACTTACTACAAGTGCGTCTATTCACCTGATCTTGCTCAGGATAGATACTTTGAAAATCGTATCAAGTCAGGACGTCGTCCTCTTCCCATTACAGATAATCCCTTTGTTGAATGGGCCGATCATCTGATGATACATCAGGAAATGTTTCCGGCTTCCGTTATTATGCTTGCTAAGAAAGCTAAGCTTTTTCCAGAAAGATTCATACCCTGTATAAAGACACTCTATAACTGGATTGACAGAAAACTGATAAAGACACGTAATATCAATCTTCTGATGAAGTTAAAGCTTAAGAATAAGAAGCCGACAGGCTTTACTCGTATTAATAAAAAAGTGCTGGGTCAGTCTATCGAACTACGTCCTCATGCAGTGGATACACGCACGACCTTCGGACATTGGGAGATAGATACCGTTGTCGGACAGAAGTCTGCCGAAGACCAGGTTCTCCTCACCATGGTTGAGAGAAAAAGTCGCTATGAACTTATCTTAAAGATTGACGGTAAACAAAGTTGCCATGTAGTCAATGCACTACGTCATCTGATAAAGGAAACAGGAGATGCTTTCCCTAAAATATTCAAGTCCGTCACATCAGATAACGGACCTGAATTCAGCGATCTTTCTGAATGCCTCAAGGGATTATCTGAAGTCTACTTCACTCACCCCTATGCCTCTTGGGAAAGAGGGACGAAAGAAAATCAGCACAGATTTATTCGCCGGCATATTCCTAAAGGTATCCCCATTTCAACTGTAACAGCTTATACCGTCCATAAAATCCAGGAATGGATGAACAGATATCCACGTAAGATACTAAAGGGACAGTCAGCGATGAAAGTGTTTTTGAAGGAGCTAATCAAGGAGAACATACTGATTGAATCCCTAGGATTCTATATGAACTAG
- a CDS encoding helix-turn-helix domain-containing protein: MNIGEFIKRRRLEMNITQTQLSNGICTQGQISKIEKGEIDPSSEILVKIAKKLDLSLDDLFNLTPLEKINIRKDSMFHIKGLINSRNYKQLEYIIKSTDVKNLSLEDSIYIEWAKLITDYNLYNKDILKDLKIILQSSEMKISVKLKSIIYNTIGIIYKQRYDYTQAKYYFKKVKELNPINTEDFEYILKMYLNLSNILFEEEQWDELYETCVESIQISYNSNNMVVLPELIYSKNYSLNKISNSIRNNIKDLEFASYLADKQNKRIVKEMIEEYLATL; the protein is encoded by the coding sequence TTGAATATCGGCGAATTTATAAAGCGTAGACGTTTAGAAATGAATATAACACAAACTCAACTTTCTAATGGTATTTGTACACAGGGACAAATTAGTAAAATTGAAAAGGGGGAGATTGATCCATCATCTGAGATACTCGTTAAAATAGCAAAAAAGTTAGACTTATCTTTAGATGATTTATTCAATTTAACTCCATTAGAAAAAATAAATATACGTAAAGATAGTATGTTCCATATTAAAGGATTGATTAATAGTAGGAACTATAAACAATTAGAATATATTATTAAAAGTACAGATGTAAAGAATCTAAGTTTAGAAGATAGTATTTATATAGAATGGGCAAAATTAATAACTGATTACAATTTATATAATAAAGATATTCTTAAAGATTTAAAAATTATTTTACAGAGTAGTGAAATGAAGATTTCAGTTAAATTGAAGTCAATTATTTACAACACAATAGGTATTATCTATAAACAAAGGTATGATTATACACAAGCGAAATACTACTTCAAAAAAGTTAAAGAGCTAAATCCCATAAACACAGAAGATTTTGAATACATTTTAAAAATGTATTTAAATCTTTCAAACATATTATTCGAAGAAGAACAATGGGATGAATTATATGAAACATGCGTGGAGTCAATACAAATTTCATATAACTCAAATAATATGGTCGTTTTACCTGAATTAATATATAGTAAAAACTATTCTCTCAATAAGATTAGTAATTCTATTCGAAATAACATTAAAGACTTAGAATTCGCTTCATATTTAGCAGACAAGCAAAATAAAAGAATAGTAAAAGAAATGATTGAAGAATATCTAGCTACTCTTTAA
- a CDS encoding plasmid replication-associated protein — protein MSGFLDNIDTSEVKYTPNYSVSKESATIRVRKDIKKRLERMKVDEDIKIIDIASEVLEKYLREKGY, from the coding sequence ATGTCAGGATTTTTAGATAATATAGATACTTCTGAAGTTAAATATACTCCGAATTATAGTGTATCAAAAGAGTCAGCAACTATTCGAGTTAGAAAAGATATAAAAAAAAGATTAGAACGAATGAAAGTAGATGAAGATATTAAAATTATTGATATTGCCTCAGAAGTACTTGAAAAGTATTTAAGAGAAAAGGGGTATTAG
- a CDS encoding ParA family protein: MTVITIGNFKGGVGKTTVSTMLSYIASEHYDKKVLLVDFDPQGNASAIMKRTFPNHSENKMSLIDALKTNDINNCKIHLSENLDLLPAEPSLANLSDEIAKNNIQTKRYILKRVLDTIKDQYNLVLIDVPPTINSDFTNNAVYASDFIVMVFQTQQSAYESSLAFVNFLRDRKKESNLSFDLIGAIPVLIKKNGLIDTQIIEKSKKTFGAALFQSQVYQRERIKKFGAKGIKNEDIHDKMVMKMFNDIYLELFERLSTINTTR; encoded by the coding sequence ATGACAGTAATCACAATAGGAAATTTTAAAGGTGGCGTTGGAAAAACTACTGTTTCTACTATGCTTTCTTATATTGCTTCTGAACACTACGATAAAAAAGTACTTCTTGTAGACTTTGATCCACAAGGAAATGCATCCGCAATTATGAAAAGAACTTTTCCTAATCATTCAGAAAACAAAATGTCTTTAATTGATGCGCTAAAAACTAATGATATAAATAATTGTAAAATTCATTTAAGTGAGAACTTGGACTTATTGCCTGCTGAGCCTAGTTTGGCCAATCTATCAGATGAAATCGCTAAAAATAATATACAGACAAAACGTTATATTTTAAAACGAGTATTAGATACCATTAAAGATCAATATAATCTAGTCTTGATTGATGTACCTCCCACTATCAATTCAGATTTTACTAATAATGCTGTATATGCCAGTGATTTCATTGTTATGGTGTTTCAAACTCAACAGTCAGCTTATGAAAGTAGTTTAGCTTTCGTCAATTTTTTAAGAGACAGAAAAAAAGAATCTAATTTATCGTTCGATTTAATTGGTGCCATACCAGTTTTAATTAAAAAGAATGGATTAATTGATACTCAAATAATCGAAAAATCAAAGAAAACATTTGGCGCTGCACTATTTCAAAGCCAAGTATACCAAAGAGAAAGAATTAAGAAGTTTGGTGCTAAAGGTATCAAAAATGAAGACATTCATGACAAAATGGTGATGAAAATGTTTAATGATATTTATTTAGAATTGTTTGAAAGATTAAGCACAATAAATACTACGAGGTGA